The Carnobacterium divergens genome includes a window with the following:
- a CDS encoding biotin transporter BioY, whose amino-acid sequence MKLTTKDRIQIALCTALLSISSLIMIPIGPIPITLQVLFMILIPALLGAKKGMLTIGLYLVLGLVGFPVFAGGMGGLQSLLKPSFGYLIGGFVIAAMIGSVANKNASFKSLVTISVISIPVLYSIGISYAYFLMNIVLETPISLSVLITTSISVFLPLDIIKAIVASFLAVRIRKAVGIKTIVS is encoded by the coding sequence ATGAAACTAACGACAAAAGATAGGATTCAAATAGCACTATGTACAGCATTACTTTCTATTTCTTCTTTAATTATGATTCCAATTGGGCCAATCCCGATTACGTTGCAAGTTCTTTTTATGATTTTAATACCAGCTTTACTAGGCGCCAAAAAAGGCATGTTGACGATTGGTTTATACCTAGTACTAGGTTTAGTAGGATTTCCAGTATTCGCAGGAGGGATGGGGGGATTGCAAAGTTTACTAAAACCTTCATTTGGTTATTTAATAGGAGGATTTGTCATCGCAGCAATGATTGGTAGCGTAGCTAATAAAAATGCTTCCTTTAAATCACTAGTTACGATTTCTGTCATCAGTATTCCTGTTCTTTATAGTATCGGTATTAGTTATGCTTACTTTTTGATGAACATTGTTTTGGAAACACCCATTAGTTTAAGTGTCTTAATTACTACAAGCATCTCAGTATTCTTACCTTTAGATATTATAAAAGCAATAGTTGCTTCATTTTTAGCAGTAAGGATCAGAAAAGCAGTCGGTATCAAAACGATTGTATCCTAG
- a CDS encoding UDP-N-acetylglucosamine 1-carboxyvinyltransferase: protein MKKLVINGGKPLSGELTISGAKNSTVALIPAAILADSPVTLEGVPDIQDVHSLIEILTIMGVEVDFKGSTLTIDPTNMVSIPMPSGKIKSLRASYYFMGALLTKYGQGVVGLPGGCFLGPRPIDQHIKGFEALGATVDNEMGAMYLRTSEEGLVGARVYLDVVSIGATINLMLAAVKAKGKTIIENAAREPEIIDVATLLNNMGGKVRGAGTDVIRIEGVEELHGCRHTVIPDRIEAGTYLSIAGAVGTDVVIKNVIFEHLEGLIAKMQEMGVPMEIGEDSIRVLEAKNLKMVSVKTLPYPGFATDLQQPLTPLLLKAQGEGTIVDTIYPKRVKHIPELVRMGATARVESDMILLEGPAILKGVEVEASDLRAGACLVTAGLMAEGTTTITGVENILRGYDNIVEKLTNLGADIKMSEIEN, encoded by the coding sequence ATGAAAAAATTAGTGATCAATGGCGGAAAGCCATTATCAGGTGAACTGACGATTAGTGGTGCTAAAAATAGTACCGTAGCACTGATTCCAGCAGCAATATTAGCCGATTCGCCAGTAACGTTAGAAGGGGTTCCAGACATCCAAGATGTTCATTCATTAATTGAAATATTAACGATTATGGGAGTTGAAGTTGATTTTAAAGGTTCAACTTTGACAATTGATCCAACAAACATGGTTTCAATTCCAATGCCAAGTGGAAAAATCAAGAGTCTAAGAGCTTCTTACTACTTTATGGGAGCTTTGTTAACTAAATACGGACAAGGTGTTGTAGGGCTCCCAGGAGGCTGTTTCTTAGGACCAAGACCAATCGATCAACACATTAAAGGTTTTGAAGCATTAGGCGCAACAGTTGATAATGAAATGGGTGCAATGTACTTAAGAACAAGTGAAGAAGGGTTAGTCGGCGCACGAGTTTATTTAGATGTCGTATCAATTGGAGCAACCATCAATTTAATGTTGGCAGCCGTTAAAGCAAAAGGCAAAACGATTATTGAAAATGCTGCCCGCGAGCCTGAAATTATTGATGTGGCAACCTTGCTAAACAATATGGGTGGAAAAGTTAGAGGTGCCGGAACCGACGTGATTCGAATTGAAGGCGTAGAAGAACTGCACGGCTGTCGTCACACCGTAATTCCTGATCGAATTGAAGCCGGAACGTACTTATCCATAGCAGGAGCAGTTGGAACGGATGTTGTTATTAAAAATGTTATTTTTGAACATTTAGAAGGATTAATCGCTAAAATGCAAGAAATGGGCGTTCCAATGGAAATCGGCGAAGATAGCATTCGGGTCTTGGAAGCTAAAAACTTAAAAATGGTTAGCGTTAAAACCTTGCCATATCCAGGATTTGCAACAGATTTACAACAACCCCTAACACCGTTACTACTAAAAGCGCAAGGAGAAGGTACGATTGTGGACACCATCTATCCAAAACGCGTTAAGCACATCCCTGAGTTAGTAAGAATGGGAGCAACTGCACGAGTAGAAAGCGATATGATTTTACTAGAAGGACCAGCCATTTTGAAAGGCGTAGAAGTAGAAGCGAGTGATTTAAGAGCAGGAGCATGCCTAGTAACAGCAGGATTAATGGCAGAAGGCACAACAACGATTACCGGAGTAGAAAACATCTTACGAGGCTATGACAATATTGTTGAAAAATTAACCAATTTAGGTGCAGATATTAAAATGAGTGAAATCGAAAACTAA
- the rho gene encoding transcription termination factor Rho: MGDLLTLAELENKTLKEIYGFAKAFKIPYYSQMNKKELSLAVLRMQEEKQGFFIAEGVLDIVSQEGFGFLRPINYTPSQEDIYISVSQIRRFGLRNGDKITGKARPPKPSERYYGLMHVNSVNGKNPEEAKERPHFPALTALYPDKQIHLETEQTRIPTRMVDILAPVGFGQRGLIVAPPKAGKTILLKEIANGISKNYPDAELIILLIDERPEEVTDIERSVKGDVVSSTFDQKPENHVRVTELVLERAMRLVEDKRDVIILMDSITRLARAYNLVVPPSGRTLSGGIDPAAFYRPKRFFGAARNIEEGGSLTILATALVDTGSRMDDIIYEEFKGTGNSELHLSRELAERRIFPAIDIKKSSTRKEDLLMDSERLEEIWKLRRAMTGDSLEYTNKLITILKKTKTNNEFFKQFTDETFSQNKLRRPTKK; the protein is encoded by the coding sequence ATGGGCGATTTATTAACATTAGCAGAACTAGAGAATAAAACATTAAAAGAGATTTACGGATTTGCAAAGGCATTTAAAATTCCATACTATAGTCAAATGAACAAAAAAGAACTCTCATTAGCTGTATTGAGAATGCAAGAAGAAAAGCAAGGTTTTTTTATCGCAGAAGGGGTCTTGGATATTGTCTCGCAAGAAGGCTTCGGTTTTTTACGCCCAATTAATTACACACCAAGCCAAGAAGATATTTATATTTCAGTGTCACAAATCAGACGTTTTGGATTGCGAAATGGAGATAAAATTACAGGAAAAGCGAGACCACCTAAACCGTCAGAGCGTTACTACGGTTTAATGCATGTAAACTCAGTGAATGGGAAGAATCCAGAAGAAGCAAAAGAACGCCCTCATTTTCCTGCATTGACGGCCTTATATCCAGACAAACAAATCCACTTAGAAACAGAACAAACAAGAATTCCAACACGAATGGTCGATATTTTAGCCCCAGTAGGGTTTGGTCAAAGAGGACTGATTGTAGCCCCACCTAAAGCGGGGAAAACTATTTTACTAAAGGAAATTGCCAATGGAATTTCAAAAAACTATCCCGATGCCGAACTCATTATTTTACTGATTGACGAACGACCAGAAGAAGTAACGGATATTGAACGTAGTGTTAAAGGAGATGTCGTGTCCTCCACCTTTGACCAAAAACCTGAAAACCATGTTAGAGTAACAGAATTAGTACTGGAACGTGCGATGCGCTTAGTCGAAGATAAGCGTGACGTGATTATTTTAATGGATAGTATCACAAGACTTGCAAGAGCTTATAACCTAGTAGTCCCACCAAGCGGTCGAACATTAAGCGGCGGAATCGATCCAGCTGCATTTTATCGTCCGAAACGCTTCTTTGGAGCGGCTCGAAATATTGAAGAAGGTGGAAGTTTAACGATACTAGCGACAGCCTTAGTTGATACAGGAAGTCGAATGGATGATATTATCTATGAAGAATTTAAAGGAACTGGAAATTCAGAATTGCATCTTTCACGAGAATTAGCCGAACGTCGAATCTTTCCAGCAATTGATATTAAAAAATCAAGTACCAGAAAAGAAGATCTGCTAATGGATTCAGAACGATTAGAAGAAATCTGGAAACTAAGACGAGCAATGACGGGTGATTCATTAGAATACACCAATAAATTGATTACGATTCTTAAAAAAACCAAGACCAATAATGAGTTCTTTAAACAGTTTACAGATGAAACCTTCAGCCAAAATAAATTGCGTCGTCCAACAAAAAAG